The Actinocatenispora sera genome has a window encoding:
- a CDS encoding alpha/beta hydrolase family protein, translating to MAIPPATTPDVLDLTDPVRQAWHGDAPRPVRTYLWRPTGTPRGTVLLSHGSGGAAETLSWLAEALSAAGFLAVGVDHHGNSYPTGYVAEAFACWWDRPLDLTVALSEVAAREETGPVGVAGYSAGGYTAAALLGARIDRAGYSDLVHLRVPQPPNPEYPTIVEELTSRLTESDRDQWVEHCGRNYRDARARAGFLICPGMGPLIDADSLRHVEEPVSIWWAGADDQTPAPDHALRYASLIPGASAQSAGDAVEHYAFLADNEAGAPARTAVAGAAVEFFTRTLA from the coding sequence TCGACCTCACCGACCCGGTACGGCAGGCCTGGCACGGCGACGCGCCGCGGCCGGTGCGCACGTACCTGTGGCGTCCGACCGGTACGCCACGCGGCACCGTACTGCTCTCGCACGGCAGCGGCGGCGCCGCGGAGACGCTGTCCTGGCTGGCCGAGGCGCTGTCCGCGGCCGGATTCCTCGCCGTCGGCGTGGACCACCACGGCAACAGCTACCCGACCGGCTACGTCGCGGAGGCGTTCGCGTGCTGGTGGGACCGGCCGCTGGACCTGACCGTGGCGCTGTCCGAGGTGGCCGCGCGGGAGGAGACCGGCCCGGTCGGCGTCGCCGGGTACTCGGCGGGTGGGTACACCGCGGCGGCCCTGCTCGGCGCCCGGATCGACCGCGCCGGCTACAGCGACCTGGTGCACCTGCGGGTGCCGCAGCCGCCGAATCCGGAGTACCCGACCATCGTCGAGGAGCTGACGTCCCGGCTCACCGAGTCCGATCGGGACCAGTGGGTCGAGCACTGCGGCCGCAACTACCGGGACGCGCGTGCCCGGGCCGGGTTCCTGATCTGCCCGGGGATGGGGCCGCTGATCGATGCGGACAGCCTGCGCCACGTCGAGGAGCCGGTGTCGATCTGGTGGGCCGGCGCCGACGACCAGACGCCCGCGCCCGACCACGCCCTGCGGTACGCCTCGCTGATCCCGGGGGCGAGCGCGCAGAGCGCCGGTGACGCCGTCGAGCACTACGCGTTCCTGGCCGACAACGAGGCGGGCGCGCCGGCCCGTACCGCCGTCGCCGGCGCCGCCGTCGAGTTCTTCACCCGCACCCTCGCCTGA